In one window of Episyrphus balteatus chromosome 3, idEpiBalt1.1, whole genome shotgun sequence DNA:
- the LOC129913668 gene encoding chymotrypsin-like elastase family member 1: MYPTPSLRWFIQLLSLILFQWQDTINCTPIVGGRIVQLSEFSRYSYIVSLQDRKQFDNGTVQFKHFCGGSLLSSSWILTAGHCTHYKKASRIVAAIGHLNLKANDVERHEIDSFKYMDFVPSNLKNDIALVRLKKTLLLNPSISPGVLPRLGMRASRRNSCKVIGYGADKYAGSIQDDLKVGDVYPISWQRCRRILGKIMAPQQGDFTVCGLGDSEDSCQVCLTKLVNKNKTDLLRY, encoded by the exons ATGTATCCAACACCGAGCTTGAGATGGTTTATTCAACTTTTGTCACTTATACTCTTCCAATGGCAAGATACAATTAATTGTACTCCAATTGTTGGAGGCCGGATTGTTCAGCTGTCGG AATTTTCTAGGTATTCCTATATAGTTTCTTTGCAAGACCGAAAACAGTTTGACAATGGAACTGTgcagtttaaacatttttgtggaGGGAGCTTGTTGAGTTCTTCGTGGATCCTAACTGCCGGACATTGTACTCATTACAA GAAAGCAAGTCGAATTGTTGCAGCTATTGGGCATTTAAACTTGAAGGCAAATGACGTGGAACGTCACGAGATTGATTCTTTCAAATATATGGACTTTGTTCC atcaaatttgaaaaatgacatTGCATTGGTGCGATTGAAGAAAACACTTTTGCTTAATCCAAGCATTTCACCTGGAGTTCTTCCAAGATTAGGAATGAGAGCAAGTCGAAGAA attCTTGCAAAGTAATCGGATATGGAGCTGATAAATATGCGGGGTCAATTCAAGATGATTTGAAGGTTGGCGATGTTTATCCAATTTCTTGGCAACGTTGCCGAAGGATTTTGGGGAAAATTATGGCACCTCAACAAGGTGATTTTACTGTTTGTGGACTAGGAGATTCGGAAGACAGTTGTCAGGTATGTTTGACTAAacttgtaaacaaaaacaaaactgattTGTTGAGATATTAA
- the LOC129917092 gene encoding probable insulin-like peptide 5, whose amino-acid sequence MNTEDVSLVKILQSKHQLQPVSSNPTMKFSKIYSGIGAVLLFVVCMTMMNFSSGEQRVCGQGLRQTMEMMCPNGFHGYKTKRSGLNLDEDLSIEDTDEDFNFGLSLDMLPLLTSMENSGLAKIRRRRHGIVHECCDKPCTMNEMLSYCL is encoded by the exons ATGAACACTGAAGATGTATCATTAGTTAAGATCCTACAGTCAAAGCACCAGTTACAGCCAGTTTCTAGTAATCCaacaatgaaattttcaaagatCTATTCTGGAATCGGTGCAGTACTACTGTTTGTTGTATGCATGACAATGATGAATTTTTCATCTGGCGAACAGAGAGTGTGTGGTCAAGGATTAAGACAAACAATGGAAATGATGTGTCCAAACGGTTTTCATGgatacaaaacaaaacgaaGCGGAT TGAATCTTGATGAAGACTTGAGTATCGAAGATACAGATGAAGACTTCAATTTTGGTTTGAGCCTAGATATGTTGCCACTATTGACAAGCATGGAAAACAGTGGTTTAGCCAAGATCCGACGACGTAGACACGGGATTGTACATGAATGTTGTGATAAGCCTTGCACAATGAATGAAATGTTATCTTATTGtctttaa
- the LOC129913672 gene encoding SUMO-interacting motif-containing protein 1-like, translating to MPGSPVDLPDTSSVDIPGSPVDLPDTSVDFPGSPVDLPDTLSVDIPGSPVDLPDTSVDFPGSPVDLPDKSVDLPGSPVDLPDTSSVDMPGSPVDLPDTSVDMPGSPVDLPDKSVDLPGSPVDLPDTSSVDMPGSPVDLPDTLSVDMPGLPVDLPDTSSVDFPGSPVDLPDTSSVDIPGSPVDLPDTSVDLSGSPVDLPDTLSVDIPDSPVDLPDTSVDLPGSPVDLPELLSVDIPGSPVDLPDTSVDLPGSPVDLPDTSSVDIPGSPVDLPDTSVFPDSPVDLPDTSSVDMPGSPVDLPDSSIDFPLLYAKN from the coding sequence ATGCCAGGTTCGCCTGTTGATTTACCGGATACGTCGTCCGTTGATATACCAGGTTCGCCTGTTGATTTGCCGGATACGTCCGTTGATTTTCCAGGTTCTCCTGTTGATTTACCGGATACGTTGTCCGTTGATATACCAGGTTCGCCTGTTGATTTACCGGATACGTCCGTTGATTTTCCAGGTTCGCCTGTTGACTTGCCGGATAAGTCCGTTGATTTGCCAGGTTCGCCTGTTGATTTACCGGATACATCGTCCGTTGATATGCCAGGTTCGCCTGTTGATTTGCCGGATACGTCCGTTGATATGCCAGGTTCGCCTGTTGACTTGCCGGATAAGTCCGTTGATTTGCCAGGTTCGCCTGTTGATTTACCGGATACATCGTCCGTTGATATGCCAGGTTCGCCTGTTGATTTACCGGATACGTTGTCCGTTGATATGCCAGGTTTGCCTGTTGATTTACCGGATACGTCGTCCGTTGATTTTCCAGGTTCTCCTGTTGATTTACCGGATACGTCGTCCGTTGATATACCAGGTTCGCCTGTTGATTTGCCGGATACGTCCGTTGATTTGTCAGGTTCTCCTGTTGATTTACCGGATACGTTGTCCGTTGATATACCAGATTCGCCTGTTGATTTGCCGGATACGTCCGTTGATTTGCCAGGTTCTCCTGTTGATTTACCGGAACTGTTGTCCGTTGATATACCAGGTTCGCCTGTTGATTTGCCGGATACGTCCGTTGATTTGCCAGGTTCTCCTGTTGATTTACCGGATACGTCGTCCGTTGATATACCAGGTTCGCCTGTTGATTTGCCGGATACGTCCGTTTTTCCAGATTCGCCTGTTGATTTACCGGATACGTCGTCCGTTGATATGCCAGGTTCGCCTGTTGATTTGCCTGATTCCTCCATTGATTTTCCGTTACTGTATGCCAAAAACTAG
- the LOC129913673 gene encoding SUMO-interacting motif-containing protein 1-like has product MAALMPGSPVDLPDASVDMPGSPVDLPDKSVDLPGSPVDLPDTSSVDMPGSPVDLPDTLSVDMPGLPVDLPDTSSVDFPGSPVDLPDTSSVDIPGSPVDLPDTSSVDFPGSPVDLPDTLSVDIPDSPVDLPDTSSVDIPGSPVDLPDTSVFPGSPVDLPDTSSVDMPGSPVDLPDTSSVDIPGSPVDLPDTSVDFPGSPVDLPDTLSVDIPGSPVDLPDTSVDFPGSPVDLPDKSVDLPGSPVDLPDTSSVDMPGSPVDLPDTSVDMPGSPVDLPDKSVDLPGSPVDLPDTSSDDMPGSPVDLPDTLSVDMPGLPVDLPDTSSVDFPGSPVDLPDTSSVDIPGSPVDLPDTSVDLPGSPVDLPDTLSVDIPDSPVDLPDTSSVDIPGSPVD; this is encoded by the coding sequence atgGCAGCACTGATGCCAGGTTCGCCTGTTGATTTGCCGGATGCGTCCGTTGATATGCCAGGTTCGCCTGTTGACTTGCCGGATAAGTCCGTTGATTTGCCAGGTTCGCCTGTTGATTTACCGGATACATCGTCCGTTGATATGCCAGGTTCGCCTGTTGATTTACCGGATACGTTGTCCGTTGATATGCCAGGTTTGCCTGTTGATTTACCGGATACGTCGTCCGTTGATTTTCCAGGTTCTCCTGTTGATTTACCGGATACGTCGTCCGTTGATATACCAGGTTCGCCTGTTGATTTACCGGATACGTCGTCCGTTGATTTTCCAGGTTCTCCTGTTGATTTACCGGATACGTTGTCCGTTGATATACCAGATTCACCTGTTGATTTGCCGGATACGTCGTCCGTTGATATACCAGGTTCGCCTGTTGATTTGCCGGATACGTCCGTTTTTCCAGGTTCGCCTGTTGATTTACCGGATACATCGTCCGTTGACATGCCAGGTTCGCCTGTTGATTTACCGGATACGTCGTCCGTTGATATACCAGGTTCGCCTGTTGATCTGCCGGATACGTCCGTTGATTTTCCAGGTTCTCCTGTTGATTTACCGGATACGTTGTCCGTTGATATACCAGGTTCGCCTGTTGATTTACCGGATACGTCCGTTGATTTTCCAGGTTCGCCTGTTGACTTGCCGGATAAGTCCGTTGATTTGCCAGGTTCGCCTGTTGATTTACCGGATACATCGTCCGTTGATATGCCAGGTTCGCCTGTTGATTTGCCGGATACGTCCGTTGATATGCCAGGTTCGCCTGTTGACTTGCCGGATAAGTCCGTTGATTTGCCAGGTTCGCCTGTTGATTTACCGGATACATCGTCCGATGATATGCCAGGTTCGCCTGTTGATTTACCGGATACGTTGTCCGTTGATATGCCAGGTTTGCCTGTTGATTTACCGGATACGTCGTCCGTTGATTTTCCAGGTTCTCCTGTTGATTTACCGGATACGTCGTCCGTTGATATACCAGGTTCGCCTGTTGATTTGCCGGATACGTCCGTTGATTTGCCAGGTTCTCCTGTTGATTTACCGGATACGTTGTCCGTTGATATACCAGATTCGCCTGTTGATTTGCCGGATACGTCGTCCGTTGATATACCAGGTTCGCCTGTTGATTAG
- the LOC129917091 gene encoding uncharacterized protein LOC129917091, with translation MKTMKMNKQTDKNSAGIYAKKSTGITTVGDGLAFSLDEDVKSPVIKIKRLKTKDISNENKNIKVINDSKENEKENQDIKEENENNDTLSKTDVLECDASNALIDDDVIIVTEPTTVIVLDSEDENDKSHEDSEIQNQEPEHHIDDDKNGESHQDHDNQNVEESEHHIDDNNSNLKVDSQNKNVDVENSNKKPFKQQGTSSVVGSSAPKTPLNQKILEFPMCKSRYGSDRYDKAIKKLQEIGYITWEVNTMFGALEKYFIKRFGKRPIPQQDLRRFKKPRLDDDQSKEKQSEPETISGVLVDNGKTYVTFDLRANIGDANHPNFHILPQNMDALYVELVRLLQEQKWMPLQPFIACSYINQTLMVECKNEQILTYIVKNISMLNRRFTGADFVLIPRSCERKTILIYIPYSYLDVAVVLDIIKKQNKLPVDEWKVNSSEKWQEGICLDVEVDGGSYLRLIQDQDDVFFLMKKATIRLPPDVDES, from the exons aTGAAAACTATGAAAATGAACAAACAAACAGATAAAAATTCAGCGGGGATATACGCTAAAAAGTCGACAGGTATCACGACTGTCGGCGATGGCTTAGCTTTTTCACTAGATGAAGATGTTAAGTCGCCAGTGATAAAAATTAaacgtttaaaaacaaaagatatttcaaatgaaaataaaaatataaaagtcatTAACGATagtaaagaaaatgaaaaagaaaatcaagaTATTAAAGAAGAAAACGAAAATAATGATACATTATCAAAGACCGATGTTCTTGAATGTGATGCATCGAACGCTCTTATCGATGACGATGTTATAATTGTAACAGAACCTACCACAGTAATCGTACTAGATAGTGAAGATGAAAATGATAAGTCGCACGAAGATTCTGAAATTCAAAATCAAGAGCCTGAACATCACATTGACGACGATAAGAACGGGGAGTCGCACCAAGATCATGATAACCAAAATGTCGAAGAGTCTGAACATCACATAGACGATAATAACTCGAATCTCAAAGTTGATTCCCAAAACAAAAACGTTGATGTtgaaaattccaataaaaaaccatttaaacaGCAAGGAACATCGTCTGTTGTTGGGAGTTCTGCTCCTAAAACAccgttaaatcaaaaaatattagaatttCCTATGTGCAAATCACGTTATGGATCCGATCGCTACGATAAGGCTATTAAAAAACTACAAGAAATTGGATACATAACTTGGGAAGTCAACACCATGTTTGGAGCGTtagaaaagtattttattaaaagattcgGAAAACGACCAATACCTCAACAAGATCTTAGGCGGTTTAAAAAACCTCGACTAGATGATGATCAGTCTAAAGAAAAACAATCCGAACCCGAAACCATATCCGGTGTTTTAGTAGACAATGGCAAAACTTATGTAACATTTGATCTTCGAGCAAACATTGGAGATGCCAATCATCCGAATTTTCACATTTTACCTCAAAATATGGATGCACTTTATGTCGAATTGGTTCGATTGTTACAAGAACAAAAGTGGATGCCACTTCAGCCATTTATTGCTTGTTCCTATATCAATCAAACTTTAATGGTTGAATGTAAAAATGAGCAAATATTAACTTATATTGTTAAAAACATCTCTATGCTCAATCGTCGATTTACTGGAGCAGATTTTGTGCTGATACCACGATCGTGTGAAAGAAAAACTATTCTAATTTATATTCCGTATAGTTATTTAGATGTGGCAGTAGTATTAGATAttattaagaaacaaaataaattgcctGTAGATGAATGGAAGGTTAATAGCAGTGAGAAATGGCAAGAAGGAATATGTTTGGATGTTGAAGTGGATGGTGGAAGTTATTTGAGACTCATACAAGATCAAGATGATGTAttctttttgatgaaaaaagctACGATTAGATTACCTCcagatg TTGACGAGTCCTGA
- the LOC129917096 gene encoding TPR-containing protein DDB_G0280363-like: protein MNRRSSNRHNPFRNQGNNQQNDQNSSQSHNRPFNGPSGSSHNQGNRSYQQNDFQQDAHHSPQSNNRSFNGAANDSTPSPPQSQAPRSGPCVLCKSATVLICSRCGDFYCSPTCQKTDWQTHRFICFLMPKLVSSSTDIYQNIPALNGYQNRELPETVSNNVQSQNRKWISNSPNSPTPSSAPMQNNQSQRYQNQQQQQQPNYQQNQNNRNQQQQQQQNPPNQRQQRQQNRQTPPRSTVNGSERSLDHNDANKATNIGRVEQAPFPKNNSNVLVSAIRSSNRVFIRSIDKEENEGFCNVIKAINEYGRNATPLKTMPTKNAFAITDFNNDGLFYRVQVVSAKDENNIHVIYFDFGNEDVKKLSELKDISMQCASLKQYVVMVTLKGVPFIKDNPKIVEYMKSFEDIEAKILYNEREKPICEIVLDGVEDSLNKKVNIYIQKSKNESEQQQSQPTQQVQEEPRQPARRQEQVNTPSSVGAASTVGAGKPLKSRPSQFSKPVMVPPFEQIILPIKATNINVMIVDNSLLHFNCFGCVLVEDKANLQEIQNYLNDYEDNGREYKPKIEEYCLAKFQDGWYRAKVLDVLSAKFVEVVFIDFLNESEVEIKDIRRYPMDLDLPCKTTLCLIQGLANELTENQVEYLKNKLQPGSEIKINEVVEKHPDGSGIAVCKVNQINQWMAEDNP from the exons atgaATAGACGATCATCTAACCg CCATAATCCTTTTAGAAATCAAGGCAACAACCAGCAAAATGACCAGAACTCATCCCAATCACATAATAGACCATTTAATGGACCATCTGGTAGTTCACATAATCAAGGAAACCGAAGCTATCAG CAAAATGATTTCCAGCAAGATGCTCATCATTCCCCTCAATCCAACAATAGATCCTTTAATGGAGCAGCAAATGACTCAACACCATCTCCACCACAATCACAAGCCCCACGTTCTGGACCATGTGTTCTCTGTAAATCTGCCACTGTTTTAATTTGTTCACGTTGTGGTGACTTTTATTGTTCGCCAACATGTCAAAAGACTGATTGGCAAACTCATCGATTTATTTGTTTCCTAATGCC AAAACTCGTTTCGAGCTCGACTGATATTTATCAAAACATACCAGCCCTAAATGGTTATCAGAATAGAGAACTACCTGAAACTGTATCAAATAATGTCCAATCACAAAATAGGAAATGGATAAGTAATTCACCCAATTCCCCTACACCCTCATCTGCACCCATGCAAAATAATCAATCTCAACGGTATCAaaatcagcaacaacaacaacaaccaaactATCAGCAAAATCAGAACAACAGAaatcagcagcaacaacaacaacaaaatccaCCTAATCAGCGACAACAAAGACAACAAAACCGTCAAACTCCACCAAGATCCACAGTAAATGGCTCTGAGAGATCACTTGATCACAATGACGCAAACAAAGCTACTAACATTGGTAGAGTCGAACAGGCACCATTTCCTAAAAATAACAGCAATGTTTTGGTATCTGCAATTCGTAGCTCAAATCGAGTATTCATTCGTTCCATTGACAAGGAAGAAAACGAAGGTTTTTGTAATGTAATTAAGGCTATTAACGAGTATGGTCGTAATGCAACACCTTTGAAAACTATGCCaactaaaaatgcatttgccaTAACAGATTTTAATAATGACGGTCTTTTCTACCGAGTTCAAGTGGTATCAGCTAAGGACGAGAACAACATACATGTTATCTATTTTGATTTCGGAAATGAAGACGTCAAAAAACTAAGCGAATTAAAAGATATTTCCATGCAATGTGCATCTCTTAAACAGTATGTTGTTATGGTTACATTAAAAGGTGTTCCATTTATTAAAGATAATCCTAAAATTGTTGAATATATGAAGTCATTTGAAGACATTGAAGCTAAAATTCTTTACAATGAGCGAGAAAAGCCAATTTGTGAAATAGTTTTGGATGGGGTTGAAGatagtttgaataaaaaagttaatatttatattcaaaagTCGAAAAACGAGTCCGAACAACAACAAAGCCAACCAACTCAGCAAGTACAAGAAGAACCTAGACAGCCAGCTAGGAGGCAAGAGCAAGTTAATACTCCATCTTCAGTTGGTGCTGCTTCTACAGTTGGTGCTGGTAAACCACTTAAAAGTCGTCCGTCACAATTTTCTAAACCTGTAATGGTTCCA ccatttgaacaaattattttgCCAATTAAAGCAACAAATATCAATGTAATGATTGTTGACAATTCATTGCTACATTTTAATTGTTTCGGCTGTGTTTTGGTAGAAGATAAAGCTAATTTGCAAGAAAtacaaaactatttaaatgaCTATGAAGACAACGGACGTGAATATAAGCCTAA gattgaAGAATACTGTTTAGCCAAATTTCAAGATGGCTGGTATCGTGCTAAAGTTTTAGACGTCTTGTCAGCTAAATTTGTTGAAGTCGTATTTATTGATTTCCTAAATGAATCAGAGGTTGAAATTAAGGATATTCGCCGCTATccaatggatttggatttacCGTGCAAAACGACTTTGTGCTTGATTCAAG GTCTTGCAAACGAATTAACCGAAAATCAAGTAGAATATCTCAAGAACAAACTACAGCCAGGAAGCGAGATTAAAATTAATGAGGTTGTTGAAAAACATCCTGATGGAAGTGGGATTGCTGTTTGCAAGGTTAATCAAATTAACCAATGGATGGCGGAGGATAATCCTTAA